CATATATTTCTTTGCATATACTTTTAAACAAGCCAAATTGTGACAGCTGTCATTAGTGGGCCTTGGATAATACAAAAAGTGTGGGCTGATGATCTTTGCTTCTTCCCTAATAAAATCAActcaaatatgttttaaaattcattGCACTGTGAATGACTGGAGGATGATTTACGAAATGCAACTTTGAGGTCTGTTTTTGTAAATGTTCAATGCACACAATATAAAAGGCTTTATGAAGAGCGAAAATTTTTCTGAGAAGGCCCTTGTCACTCAATTATAATGTTCAAAAGTAAGATTTTCACAAGGCATTACTTCTAACAGATTGTGTAAAAAAGCTTTGGCAGAAATGCACACAAAATGAAGGACTGTGCCCAGGGACAACTGTTGCAGGCAGTGAAACTAAGAAGTACCATAGCCATGGCCAAATGTACCTGTTGAATGTCTTCCCAGCTTCAGCATCCGCAGGGCTCTGAGCAGTCTCAGCACTTGGACAATGCGCCCCACATTCTCCAGTTCCTGCGAGCTCTCACCACCACACAGGCTCTCCACCAGCAGGGTGATATAGAAAGGCAAAATAGCAAGGAGGTCTATGATGTTTGCCACACTCCTTAGGAAGCGACACCGATCTCGTGCACACAGGAGCCTCAGGACAAACTCCGCCGTGAACCACGCAATGCACAGGTACTCTAGAGCATCCAGCAGTGGTGGGGCCAGCCAGCTGAGCTCTACCGAAATCAAGGCCATGTTGGCAATGgacacaacaacaaaaaccatgGACAATGTGCCAAAAGTCCTGGCTGCcgcagaggagccaggcttttcCAAAACTTCCCAAAGTTTCTGTCTGACATTGGGACAGAGGCTACCAGAAAAATCCTCTTCTTCATCTTGGGCATCCAGTTCTTCTGCATCCTTCTTGATGTCTAAGGCTTCACTCAGCTCCTTTCTCCTGAAGTACCTGCCCAGGAACACCCCCCAAGAGATTTTTAACACCCATATGCAAATGCTTGTCTTATCATTTACTATGCAAGTCATATGATTACACATTAAAATTTATCTTATGTGAGTTCAGAAAACCCTAATATCAAGCATGTGGCTTTTATTAATTCAGCCCCTGCAGCACGTTTCCACTGACCTGATATACTTCTATTCCTCCATTTCCCATCAGTGACACATTCTATACACAGAGTAATTTTACTGATAGCAATTTATTTATATGGATCATGTTGACCACAGTAGGATCTGCTGCACGACTAACATGAATTCTTGGAAACAATCCTGGCACAACCAGATGCGCTGTTTTTAAACAGTTCTCAATTTGATTAATTATATTGCATTTTTATTACACTGAACCATATTTGCAATAGTAAAACTGAAGGCATAATAAAAGCCATACAGTTCACGGGTGAACTTCTGATCAACACACACTAAGATGACAAGGTATCTTTCTTTGTTTAAATATATGGGCTCTCACACAAAGTGGACAAGCATTTGTACTGAGTAAAACTTAGACTGTAAATATATAGAGTGTTTTGTCAGAGCAAGAGTATATTTACAGTGGAATTTTGTGAAACACAAGCATACTCAAAagtacacacagaaaaaaaactttctttCCCATCTTTCTTTTTGACTGCTGCAAAGCTCAAGCCTTAGAGAAAGGGTTTATGCAATTTTGCCTCCAATACAGTTAGTCCTGCATATGTCAAAGAGCTCTGTAGCTCCGTGTATCACCAAAGTAGTAGGAGCTTTCAGTTACACCTatcagagaaggaagaaagagatGAAAGCTAGGCTCCAACTTTCTCAGCTGAAGAACTGAACCATACTAGGGTAGGATAACTCCTATCCTCCATCCTTTTGGGATGGGAttacttctttgtttctttctaatACTTTTGACATAACTGCTATAAATAAATACTCTTTAGAAACACTctttagaaaattaatttcttcaatactaaaaacccaaaccagtaaCATTAAATATGGTGGAAAAAATTAACTGCAAATAGAATTAACAGAAACATCCTGGGGGTGGTTCAGTCAAAACCCACCTCATTCCTAAAGTGCCTGCTATAATTTGTCTCCAGCGAGCCATGTTCCCGCTGCTCCTGCCCCCTCCCTGTAAGCTGCTACATCCACGTGCGATGCTTCCTTTCATGGCTCCTCCTAGAGCCATGCCACCCACACTCAGCCTGGCAGGTGACCAACCCCCCGTTCTGCCTCTCCAGCTTGGATTTGGAAATCCTTCAAAATTGAAGTGCAGGTGGGCAGGATCCTAACACTCCCAGCATCGTGCCTGACTCCACATCTAATCCCTCTATGATAACCTCAAACTGAATGATTGAAGAGGCATCTCTCCTTTCACAACCTTTTTCATCTCTGACATTGTCCTTCTAAACATTTTGAGCTTCCAGGGACAGCCTGAAGCCACTGTAGGACATCCCAGACCCTGTTCCTGTCTCACTATCTTGCCCTCACCAACAACCTTTCCCACAGCAAATGTTAACCGTGACCTCACTCAACATATCTTCTCCCATTCCTGACACCTATCCACTGCTAGAGCAGCACTTGGGGCTCAACTCACACAACTTTTCCAAATGCCCTGGTACCTCACCTATCCCCACTGCTGCACCTCTCACCTGAGTGTTCCTGAATGCAAGTCATTGCTGAACTCACCTAGCCCACAATCCCGGAAGCCTCATCTTCCCACAACTCACCGGTCTCTGCAGCAGGAATCAATGCTGAGCTCATCCAAACCCCAGTACTGGATCTCTTGCAGGAAAGAGAGTGCACAAAGCTGCTCCATGACATGTAGCCTCCCTGTCTGGTAGTAATTCAGGATGTAGTGAAATGCCTGTGAGCTCCGGTCAAAGAAATACTCATTCTCCACAAGGTTGGCATCATCACAAAGCTCCAGGAGGCCAGAAGCCACATCCCGGGCAGCAGAGACCACTACTGCCAGTTTGCCAAGACGGGTGTCAGGGTAGCAAGACAAAGTTTGCTGGGACATCACAAAGCGGCTGCCTCCGACATTGATAGTAAAGCAGTCCAGAGAGGGGATGACCCTCTGGATCAGGGGTCCCTGATCTTCCTCACTGGAGAAAACACTGGAGTCCAACGAGCCCAGGGATGTGCTACTCCCTGGTTCCTCCAAGGATGCTTGGGAAGAAAGAGACATGCAGCAGGGAGGCGACTTCATCCTgtagctgccagcagcagcccacACTCTCCTGGATCAAAACCACAACACGGCTGCAGAGAAGCCTGCCCCGCCTGTGGGGCGGccgggccaggctgggaatgctgactccggctgctgccccagggACCCCGCAGCGTCCCCGCTGCCTCCGGGCGGTGCCTCCAGCTGGGCGGAGGTCAGGCGGGCGTAGCACAGCCCAGCGCCGCCCGCACCCGCGAGGATGCTGAAGCAGCCACGGTACCTGAGGCGGCGTCACCTCGTGCTGTCCGCACCGGCACCATCCGCCCGCGACAGCCCCTCCGCTTCAGCGCTCATTTCCAGCCGCTGGGTCGGGGTAGGGGAAACCAACCGGGACGACACAACACGGAACACCGGCTTCAGCGGCGACTCCGGGAGCGCCCCGACAGCAGCCCGAGGGGCCGCGCCGCTGGCCAGTCCGTCCCCTCCCGCCCTGCGCTCGAACTTCGGCCGGGGCTGCTGCAGCCGGAGCCgagccccgcgccgcccgctcCCCGCCGGGGCAGCCGCCGCGAACCGGGCgcctgggcagggctgccgcccccggcccgctccccgcccccggcccgcctcACCTGCCCGCCGCCCGGctgcgccgcccccgcccggctGCCTCCGCTCGCTCTCCCGGTTCCACACCTCTGGGCAGCGCCAGCGCCTTTCCATGGCGGGTCATGTGCTGCGGGGGGCAGGCGGGACCGGGGTGCGCGGGCtgggccgggcggagccgcgcCCTCCCTGCCGCGGGGCCGAGCCGCCCCTCGCCCCGCCCCGGAGCCGCAGGTGGGGTGGGGGTGCCGTGCGCCTCCGCCGGGGGTGCCTCTGGGACAAAGCGGCGCCTGCAAACTTCGCCGAGCCAGTTCGCAGGGCGGTTCGGAAGCCGCCCCTCCGCAATGTATGTAACCCCAAACGTGTCGCTAAGCAGATAATGTGTCCTCACTTTGACTGCTCCCGCGGCTCAAGGCTCAAGTCACTCACGTAAAGAAGTCACTGTAAAGGCCAATCTATGGGCGTGAGCGAGCCTGTTTTAACCGATCTTATTTCAAAAATACTCTGGAGTATCTTTGTTACCTGTGCTGACTTTTTAGGTCCTCAGTTCAATAGTGCAAAAATTTAGTTCACCCTCCTCATTATAGTTCCTTTTCTCCTATGAAACAGTTATTTCTGACAAATACTTGCTTTgtaaatttgcattttctgttgcCTCTGACTCCTTGCCAGGGTGGGCAGCTGCCGACATTGCAGTGGAGCCTCCCAGGAGGGGAAATTGTGGAGCATGCAAAATGTGGCATTGTGTGTCATGCCACCAGCATCATGTGGTGTCTCACCAGCTTTTCATCCCACATCACTTGTTGCATACAGCTGTGTCCAGTCATGTACATTGCTAACATTTACTTCAGAGAGGTCTCATAGACTTTCGTCTTTTGGGTGCTGGTAATCCATATTTTAAATGAAGCTGAGCTGAACATTTACCATATTGCAGAGTTGCAACACCCACAGCAACCTCTCTACGCAGCACTCGCACAGAAATCTGCTTGAGTGACTGTTGGCAAAAACATACACTGATGAGAGAGAATCCAATGGAGAACAGCAAGGGTGAGATTTGGAAGTCATGGCCCAGCAAGAAAACACAGAGTGGGATAGCTACAGTGGAAGGGAATGAGCACTGTGATAGTCTTCAGACATTTAAAAGGCTGCTCACAAAGATAAAGATGATATCTGTTCTCCTTGGATGAAATGGACATGTGTAGAAGTAATGGAGTTGAACAACAGGAAGGATATTTAGGATAGCCGTTAGGAAGGCTCTGGTGAAGCAGTGGAAGAGGTACATTGGTGTCTGTTGCAGGTCATCAATGAGCTGGCTGGACAAGGATCCATCAGGAATAGCAGAGGTGTGGTGCTGCTTTTCCTGAGGTAGTCTGGAACGGTTAGATGAACTTGTGATATCCCTTCCAGCTCTGTAATGCTGAATTTCAAGTATGtcataaagaaaaatacttatttGCATAGACATTTCCCTTTTTATTGCTAAAACAATgaaatttaaatataatttagaTGAATAAACACAAAACTATGAattcattttcctttgaaacTACCAACAGCTGCTGTTATGCAGCAGGCTTTCAGGAATTGCTCATTTTTAATCCAGGATTGCCACTCAGGAGTGCAGTCCTGATGGATAGCACTTAAGCCAGCACTTAATTAAaagcaataattaaaaaataattaaaaccatCAGTAAGACCAATTTAAAAGCATCAATGAGAAGCACCTCAGAACAGCAAGGTGCCTTACTGGCTGTAATAGACCCCTAATTGTTCAGTCTCTCAAGTCAGGAATAATGACTGTATACAGGTATATTTATTTCACTTCAAACTTAAATTTTTGTCTGATTATCAACTGTTCAGACCAGAGTGTTTTCTTCAAAACACTAGAGGAAAGCCATATGTTAAGGATATTCTTTCCCTTAGTTTTGTGCATTCTTCTATGCGCTTCTCATTGCAGGAAAGTGACATCACCAGCAAAATTCCATAGTGTCCACAACTTCCATACTGTGAACTCACATTAGACAGGAGATATGTGTATGATATAGCTTCTTACTTCTGAGTGCTGTTTCTCTGCTAGTTGTAAATttagatttttattaaaaaaagaacttttagAAAGCtgttctgaaaattattttcaaatgtaacaataaaataaagctggagtatttcaaagaaatgagaaaaattttTTATGAGTAGAAAGGCTCAAAAATAGAGGATTTATTTTTCTACTACTAGAGACAGAAGAAACAGGCAGTATTGGTGCATATTTCATTTTCGGGGGAACTCTTAAAGAATTTGCTATTTGTCATTCCTGCTCACTTGTACATGAGAAACTAAAGTAACAACTTCCATAATTTTATCATTCCCTTGGCAAACCCACTCAAGCAACCATATTCATATACCCCTGGAGTAGTGGCAAAAACTGCTATAAGAGGACAAGGAGTCATTAGGTCTTCATCACTCTGCCAGTGAAATGCTGCAGCTGAAGTGAACCACGGACATTTCCAAGGTGGTTTGGCTCATGGAATTAGTAGTGTTGGATAGAACCATGTCTGCCTGGTTCAGACCTGTGGTTCAGACCAAAGGGGCTATACTGCTTTGTTGTGTCAGAATACCTGAAACAACTGAATACTAATGACATCTGTCTGAACTATTGTCTTTATCGATGCTCCTGCTGATATTCCTCTGATGTGATACCACTGACTGAAAAAACAGATTTCATTATTTCAAgacatagtaaaaaaaaaaaaaaaaagtttgatggAATGCTGAAATATGAGTTGCAACCCAGTATGTCTGTTGTGGGAGTTGAAAAATTTACTTCAGCAGAAGAGCCAGCTGTTACAAAAACTTCTTTTATAAtatgttttcctgattttctACACTTATGTTGAAAGATATGATTTTATGGCAATTGTGTGGTCACTTTTTTCAGCTGGTGTATTGTGATATACATGAAAAAGCCAGGATATGCAGGTCCCAACATTTGTCATTATCTTTTCAAATAGGCTCAATTCTCTTCCTTCAGAAGTAGTGCTTCACAATAAACTGTTAGTTACTGTCATTTCTGACACATTATAGttccaaatttttaaaattttgatctCATGTATTAGTCTATTTTGGAACTTAAAATCTAAATGGCTCCCCTGGACCTTATGTGGtagagcagaggaaaagcattaggaaaaaatatgaTACGTAGGGCATTTCTAGGCAAACTTCCTCCAGGAACACCTTCATAGTTTTCAGTGGCACAGGAATTTGATAAGCAAGAGGCTGTGTGGAGCCTAACCTGTTTAATAACTTTTCGTGGCGCTGTAAATTCTTGTttgaattaatttctgtttcagTGTTGATAATGCTTTTTTCAAGGTGTTCTACAATTTAACGGTGCACAGGGTGAAAGATACCACTGATTTGCATTTAACCGTCCTCTGTTCTGTGGTGTGATTGCTGAATAATGGTGTCCTGCTTATGTTGCCAGCACCATTCATGATTTTGCTGACATCTGCCATACAATAGTCTCTATGGAAGTGGTTAGTTACAATAATATATCTTTCGTTTTTATGTAGTTCCAAGCTTTGTAATAAATCATAACTAGGGCTAAAATTAATGAATGTTGCCAGTATCATTATTTGTCTCTTGGAAATTTTGTACAAGATGCAAGTTTTGAACCCCGAGTTCGACTGCATTTAGCACAAGAGAAAATCTGTATCATAAACTCTGTTTCCTTCATGGAGATAAAGTCACTCCTGCAAATGACAGTGGTACTGGCTGGATCCTCTGTTGAATATTTCCCTTTGGGCAGTGTGAAGCAGTGCActtcaggagcagcagtggTTCCTTTACAACCTAGTTGAAGCCTGCCTTTCTTTCATATATTCTGAGAGCTGCTGTAATGTCACTCTTGCAATAACAGGTGAGAAAAGATTAAACCTAGAAATTCTCTAGACAACTCTCTGCTGTTTCCTTTGGCAAGTGAAATAAGAGTGTATTGACACAGCTTTATTCCCTCCAGGGATATTCTGCTTTTCTTGTGGAAATGGtccagctgaaaccagccaGATCTCACTTCCTTTGAGCTTGATGCACGGAACAGACAGATCAGAAGAAGACACACAGTTTGGTTCACATTGTGTGAAAACAGTTTAAGAGAGTATGGAATCAGGGCTATGTTAAGAAAGCTGTTTTTGGTATCTCTGAACACTACCCACTTTCAGACCctatttattttcttgccttttacaatGTGGTAGGAAGTAAAAAAAGCGTAGCTGGGAGGTAGTTCTGTAGAGCAACTTACACATATGAGCAGTTCTTTTTTCAGAGTAAGGGCTAGTTTTACATACACCAACTGCATAGGAAAGCAAGTTGCTGATATTTTCTGCTGAAACTGTTATAGAAATGGGTATTAATTACTCATCAGTAACAAAAACTGAGTTTGGTAAACAGTATAATGCTGGGCTGGATGTTACTTTCACTGTCACTAGATTAGTGAAGGAAATTAATAAGAATtgtcaaattttaattttagctGCATTATTCCAAATCTCCAAAGTCCTCTGAGATGAATAAAAGATACGCAATTAGAACTGACTGTTGACCTACCCAATGCATTTTTGGGAGCTATTACTCCATCCTCTTATCACTGAACAGGCATGTCCCAGCAATGCCAAGGAAGATTACATATAAGTATCAAGAGGAAAAATTCTTCTCTTTAAACAGGGCCATGCTTTTACTCTGAAGAAAACCTCCAATGATTTACTATTCAAAGAAATGCcttattcaaaataaattttaaaatagatcAAGGAGGGTGAAGTCATTCAACACAGGATGAAATTTATATCAATCAGATTTAAATTGATATTATCAGAAACAGAATAAACATTAAATGCATGCAACAATCTGTGTATTGTTCTTGATACTGTCCCTGCCCAGAATTACTTCTTTTATTCAGCAGCTAAACTCACTGCTCCATTAGCCAACTAGCAAAGCTTTTGGTCTTCTCCTTAAATAAACTTGAAATTACTTAACCTTACAGCTGAAAtcttttaatttagaaaatgcCAGTTCCTTTCTGCTAGCAGTTCAGGTAAACTCTGCAGCTCTTAAATCAATTTGTATTCATTCTTTCCTGTGGTCTGTTCCAATGATTACATTTTACTGTTTGTGGTACTTCATTAGTTTCTCCTGTGCTAATTTACTGCACAGACTTTCTTTCCTTCAAGACCACTCACACCTTATTACCTGAGTTATTTTTAAACTGAGTTGCAGTGTTTACCTCAGTGCACTTTAGACTGCTAGCTTTCATCATCAGTGCAAGAACCTGGCTGGGCCATCTTCTGGGAATTTCACACCAACATCAATTCTCATTGCTCTTCTTCATAGACACTTGCTACATTCCCATGTATAGATTGGCATTGTTAATGTTAACAAAACATCCACACATCCGTTTTTAAGTGGAATTCTTTTGAGGATTCTCAAAAGTGAAGGCTTTTGGAGGAATTTCTGATATTAGTTACTTTCTCATTATCACTTTAGCAGAGATGGAAGACAAGGATCTCTTAAAATTTAAACTTCTCTCAGGCAATAAAGTCTCTACCCTTCAAAGAAACTGGCTCCTCAATCTGTGAATGGTCATTGTGTTATGTAACACATCATGATCTTCCGGTAGCACACTGGATAACAACTTCATTTTTCCCACTTACAAATTTTAAGAAAGTGTAACAGCCAATAGCAAGGATATCTTCTTTAAGAGTGATATGGTCAATTCCAGCCTATAAAAATATTACGTATTGTAGCAGGATGCTCTGCCCTAGAATGTGGGCAAGCCACTTGTACAATGCCCTATTTACAAGACTGTCAGTAGTAGATTGAGAGGGGCTGTCATGTGCTGGTTCTGGTGTTGAATTATGCTAAAACCAGTCTGCTCACCAACCCCAAATTAACATCCTGATAGTGACACAGCTGGAGACATGTGGCTGGCAGTCAACTACTTTATGCTCTAAAAGTCCAGTCCACTCTCATATGGTTAGATAACATATTCCTCCTTGGAGTGGGTAGGGGTTGTCTCACAAGGATACTTGAGGCTGAGTGAAAGAGATGTGCCCATGAGCACTGGTATGATGAGTTACATCAGTCTCTACTTAAtaattgtttctttttgctAGCTTTAACATAATTGCTTTAATATAATTGCTCTGATACAGTGCACTATCATATCCGATACCATACACAACTAGTAGTTTTAGCTTTTATACTGTACAGCAAGTAATTCTGATTAAGATTTTTGCTGTGTCATATGGCATAATAAAGAACTAATTTTATCAAAATAAATCTAGTTTGCCATCATTAGTCCTGTGGGACAAAGTTACTTAAAGTAATAAAAGTTGATAAAGACTGAGAAGGAGTTTAGAAAGCCAGGGGTCGTTTTCTGCACCTCGTGACTCAGCAGAAGGGCTTCTCTAATAAACTTTGTCTGAAGCTCCCACTCCCACCTGTGACAGTTATGAATTAGTAGCAATTGGTTTTAGGCAAAACTAATCGTTATTCAAGAATTTGTGTAACATAAGCAAGTTATCAACCTCTGGCAACTTTCAAATATTGAGTCATTCATACAACTTTTTTATTGTAATAACTTATATATCTGTACTAATTGAAAAATATTCAACCCATCTGTCTATgtaattaataatttaatttgcaCCACTGAACAGGCAGAATAGCTGAGCATCTGAAAACAAACTGGAAAACCAGAAAAGGCATGTCTTCATACAGAGAGAAACATTGTCCTGGAAATAAGATAATTTCATTCAGTGCAAAAGAGAAATGTGTTCAGGCAACTTCATCTCTGCTGACTTTGGCTGGTGTTCCTTTGCCCCACAATTCTTCAGTTTGCATTTTACGTATTGAATAATTTCCTTCAACTAATAATGCAAACCCCCATACTTGGCATAGAGTGTAAGATGATTGTTTACCATCTTTTCAGTCATCCAAATTAGCTTAAGAGCCTTTAAATTTACAAAATTAGTTTTGGT
This genomic interval from Aphelocoma coerulescens isolate FSJ_1873_10779 chromosome 2, UR_Acoe_1.0, whole genome shotgun sequence contains the following:
- the KCNV1 gene encoding potassium voltage-gated channel subfamily V member 1; this encodes MKSPPCCMSLSSQASLEEPGSSTSLGSLDSSVFSSEEDQGPLIQRVIPSLDCFTINVGGSRFVMSQQTLSCYPDTRLGKLAVVVSAARDVASGLLELCDDANLVENEYFFDRSSQAFHYILNYYQTGRLHVMEQLCALSFLQEIQYWGLDELSIDSCCRDRYFRRKELSEALDIKKDAEELDAQDEEEDFSGSLCPNVRQKLWEVLEKPGSSAAARTFGTLSMVFVVVSIANMALISVELSWLAPPLLDALEYLCIAWFTAEFVLRLLCARDRCRFLRSVANIIDLLAILPFYITLLVESLCGGESSQELENVGRIVQVLRLLRALRMLKLGRHSTGLRSLGMTIAQCYEEVGLLLLFLSVGISIFSTVEYFVEQGVPGTTFTSVPGAWWWATTSMTTVGYGDIRPDTTIGKVVAFMCILSGILVLALPIAIINDRFSACYFTLKIKEAALRQREALKKLMKNSSSDSNINVNLRDIYARSVMDMLRLKSRERASTRSSGADEFWF